CGGAAGTAGGGTCTGAGCCTCGGAAGGGAGGGCGGGGCGGgcagctctgccctccccccccccccaacctccacGGCTGCTGGGCCGGCCAGAAAgctcccacctgcccccaaaCTTGGAAGGGCCCGAGGCTCGGGTTCCCCGTCCACGGGGCTCAGGAAGCCGAGGGTGCTGTGCGTCAGCGGCTCGGTCATCCTGGCTTCCTCTCCCCGGACCCGAGCCCTCCGGCCAGGGGGTGCCGGCCTCAATCAGAAGCCCATCTTGACCACGCGGACCGTCCCACAAGCTACAACCGCAGCGGGATGAGGCGCGCCCGGGCTCGTGAGACCACCACCCACCCGCACAGAGGCTGGGACCACACCGGGCAAGCGGCACCAGACGACAGGGGGCGCGAAGGCCCGTTTCCCTGGCTCTGCCAAGCCAGGCCGCCACACGCCTGCGCGTGGGAGGCATGGCCCGGGACGACACAGGACACGGGGCCATCCGTGCTGACGAGCCAGACGCCACGAAAGCACCGGGCGGGACGAGCCTCTGCTGTCAGGGCTCAGTCGGGGGGCCATCCCCGCGGTGGGGCCGGGAGGTGAGGCAGGGGCACCTCCAGGGTCTCAGACCAGGGTCCGAGTCCCGTGCCTGGCCACACGCAGGTCGCGTGAGCTGACTGGGACCCGGTTCCCCGGGGGCAGCCTCGCGCGGCCTCACTCACCCCAGCCCGATGGCCAGCAGGTGCGAGAGCAGCAGGGACGGGAGAAAGACCTTCAGGAACTCCGCCGAGAAGAGGCCCCCCTTCTTCATCACGCTCGTGTTCCGCATGCTGAGCGTGGCCGTGCGCTTCGGGTGCTTGAAGAGGAGCTCCCTGGGGGGACACACGCGAGTTGAGCGGCCGCGCTCCGGGTCCACCGAGACCCCCGCGACACCGAGGACACTCACTTGGGGGGGATGTTCTCCGGCCGACTGGACCAGTCCCATATCCAGTCGGAGTTTTTCTTCAAGATGCTCTCGACTTCTTTCCTCCTCTCGATATAATCTTCCTCGGACTGCGACAGAGTCGACATGAACAGTGTGTCAGCCCCTCACGGCCCCGCCACGGAATGCCGCCGTCCACCCACGCGCCGTCACGCAGGCCGGGCTTGGAGGCCCACGGCCGGGTGGTGGGTGGACGGCAGGTTGGGGGGCTCGCTTCTGGGACAGACGCCGAGGCTGCAAACACTGTCCCAAGGAAGCCACGTGAAGTGAGGACAGAGGACAAAGGGGCCGCACAAAGATGCCGACCACGGGGCTGGTTGTgagacaagcaaataaaaaccatCTAAAACCCAAAACAAGCTCTGAAGGGCACAGCGCCCCTTGATCAAGTTTAAAAGAACGATTTTGTGTTCAGTGGGAGTGAAAAACCCAAAAACATACCTGCACCTGTGATTTCAAGCTACATCTTAAAATCCGTAAGACAAGACACTGATCACAGGGGACTAGAGAGCAGGACCAcagagagttttcttttttgcatttcagaagctctacttggggcacctgggggggctcagttggctaagcgtaaagctcttgattttggctcaggtcatgatctcacggttcggttcgtgaatttgagccctgagtcggactccctgctgacagtgtggagcctgtttgggattctctctctctctctctctctctctctctctctctctcttagccCCTCCCTGGCATGCTCcctctcatcaaaataaataaaacttaaaaaaaataaaaataaaacctctgtcTATACCTTAGTATATCCTGTAATTCCtcctttaaaatctgaaaaaccaCTAAAAACTTTGGAAATACTGTAGAATGCATCAGCAAAACAAACCAGCTGCCTGGGGGCACCGTCAGGATTCCCCGGGGGACCAGGGACAGTCCTGGAAGAGCCTAGGTGGGAGGGAGGCCCTGAGGGGAGACCCCACAGGATCAAGTGACTCAGTGGTACTTCCAAGACCTTGCTTCCTAAGagactttgaaataaatatgGGAAAGGAAGTCAATTGTTCGTGTTTTGTAATTACCGAGAACACCCAAAGAAAACACttcctggaggggcgcctgggtggctccgtcggttatgcatccgactgcggctcaggtcatgatctcgtggttcgagaattcaagtcctgtgtcaggctctgtgctgtcagctcggagcctggagcccgctttggattctgcgtctccctctctctgccccctccctgctcatgctgtctctccctctctcaaaaagaagataaaacgttaaaaaaaaacaaaacactttctgCGCATTCCAACATACGCAGGTGCAGCacaggagagggagtggggggttgggggggactGGAGAAGCCCCACAGCACGAGGGCCTGACGCTCTCAGACTGGAGCCCCCACGACACAACCGAAGCACCTGGCGAGTAAGACCCATTAACTACTTgagcaaatgttaaaaaagtgAGCTCAGACGGAAGTAACTGGCCTGTGTGCTCCTCCCATGAATTATGCCAACAACAGTCAGCACGGCCTAAGGCATCGTTTCTGGAAGGGTCTACAGCATCCATTGAGGAAGGGGTGTCAGCGTCACGATGGTAGGGGGCCACAAAAGGCTCTGTGGATAACGCCGGGCTCTCCCAAAGAGCGGACCCTGGCACACGCGCTCACCATCCGACGACAGCCAAGGCCACCCGCTCCCCGGCTCCCAGCCACCCTTCCAACTGGCCACACAGGCCCCTGTCCAGGCTGCAGGCCCAGGACAACCCACCTCCCTCCCGCGTGTCCTCAGGACAGCACGGGAGGGCAGCAGAGGCCCCCTACCTGACCTGAGCCGCACTTCTCTGGCCCGCTGGGTGTGAGGCCCGAGCGGTGGCTgtcgctgcccccacccctggctttACAAAAAGGCAAGAGACCCCCTAAGAACACCAGAGCCTCCCCTCCTCAGCTCCACTGGACAGGCTTACCATACAAACGTCAAAACGGCACCCGGCGCGCAGCCCGCTCCGGCCTACCTGAGAGCTGTTCTTTTCTCCCACGCTGTGGGCGTCTATCTCCGAAGCTCGGTTCGTATCTTGCGGAGTCTGTGAGCGAGGCGGGCTTGGTAGTGACGCACGCGAGAATGGGGAAAGAGCGAGGCGGGCACGTTATTCCCGTCCCGACAAACGAAGCACCCGGCGGCCCGGGGCCACCTCCCGAGACAGGAAGCGCTGGCACCAGGCCAGCGCCAGACCGTGCGGCCTCCTCGTCAGTGGAGCGGCGCAGGCAGCGGGGAGCCAGGCCCGGGGGTGGACCCGACGCGGCCCGCAGGCTCGCTCTGCGTGGCTTGGTGCTCTGCTACAGGCCTGCGAGCACCTGAGCTTTGGTTTCTGACCAGGCTACGCTGCCCCAACTCACCGGCAGTGCTGACGCCCAGCAGCTCGTGGTGACCCAGATGACAAAGCCGGGACCCACGGGGAGCAGAGGCCGGGGGACCAGGTGTGGACCCCTTTACTGTGGTCCCTCCACGGACCAGGCCCCATCCCTCCTGCCAGAGGGCGAGGGTCCCTCTAAGGAGGGACGGAGAGGGGGAGGGCCGCTCCTGAACGTGCGCCGAGCTCAGGTTCAAGCAGCACTTACCACCGTGACCGCTCGAGCACTGGGCCGTCAGCACCGGATGCGCGTGCGTACTTACACCCACCTGTCACAGTGAGAACTCTTGGAGCTACTCCGTCCAGATTCGTGCTGGGCGTCCAGCAGGATTTTTTCCAGGTCGCCGTTATAAATGGAAGCAGAGGCTGGAATGCTGCTCCCATTCCCATTATTGCTGAAATGCAATTCCACCCAGGAGCCTGCCGGAGACAAAAAAGGACACAGCTTGGATTTTCTACCTACGGTGGAGGCAGCCACCCTCCCAGCCCTGACTCTTGGGACACGCAGCCATCTCCTTGAAGCTACAAATACCCGCCCGGTGGCACCTGCACAGGTGTCCGGTGACCTGCTGGGCCAGCAGGGACCACCGACTGGGATGCTTTCAACTCAGTTTTCAGAAAAGGGTATCAACAGCATCTGAAGAGATTTCAATTGTTTTGAAGGTTTAAACTCTCTCGCGTGCTTATTTCCACACCAGCTGCACATTCTGGCCCTGACGCCTCCCGACACTGGCTCCTGACCGCTGCTCTATGCTCCCGTCTGTCAGAAGCCGGATGAACGTGTCTAGGACGAAGGTAATTTCTCACTAAACGTGATTAACCAGAGCAAAGCATCCCATGGATTCAAGCTACCCAAGCTGTTACCAGAAGGAAGTCTACATCCTTAAACTTACTAAAAATTGACATCCGTTACATACATCCCAAGCTGCTTCTAGCCAGATTTTGTGGCTTCAGAGAGCTGTCTCAGCACCGGACCCTCCGCACCGAATACCCCCGGCAGCCACAGCCTGCAGGGCAAGGCACTACCTTCTGCCAGGCTTGCTCTCCCACGGGCCCACCGGCTGAGTTCCTGGGATAAACTCAGTCCAATCTAAACCCCTGCACGGGCTGTGGGCAAAGGACCAgatggagcccccacccccagagggaGCCTGCCTGTCGGAAGAGGCGTCTCCACGGACACGGCGTCCACCCTGCAGCCTCGTGCTGGGCAGGGACAGGCTGGGGCGGGGCTGTGGGTGGTGCACGTGCACGTCTGGGGAATCAAGCAGGCGGGAGAGCTCGAGAACAGTCCCGGCCCATCCCACAACGGGGGACGTGACCCCCAGTCGTCCTGAGCGCACTGCAAGCAGCGGGCTCGGCgcaggcttggggggggggggggggcgccgggcCAGGGCCCAATGGCACCACCTGGGGGCTGGACGCGGGGGCCACTAAGTGCTGGTGGACACGTGCACGTGCTTGGGCCCGCCGCTGCGGCTGCGCCACAGGCTGGGGGTTCTGTTGGATCCGTGGCCCGTTCGGGTGGGGGACGGCAGCCATCGGTGCTTCCGGAACTGCCCATCGCTCACGGAGTCCCCGCTCTCGCGTCCATCGGATGCAGACCTACGAGCGGACGGCTGGCGAGGAGCGCGTGCGCCATCAGGGTTATCGGGAGACACCTGCCCCGACACAGCTGCGCCAACACGCAGTCCTCCCGAGAAAGCAGAGCATCTGCTGCTGCCCGCTTGGCGCAGCCAGTCTTCCCAGGTGGCCCTTCTGTGATGGCGTCGTCTCACGTGGTTTTACATTTCtcggatttctttttttttaacatttatttttgagagacagagacagagcatgagcaggggaggggcagagagggagacacagaatccgaagcgggctctctgagctgtcagcacagagcccgacaccgggctcgaactcacagaccgtgagatggtgacctcagctgaagtcggacactcaactgactgagccacccaggtgcccccgcttttttttttttaagcgtttattctgagagagcacgagcacgcgcaggggagaagcagagaggaggagacagagaatccccagcaggctccacgctataggcacagaggccaacgtggggctggaactcacgaatcgtgagatcatgacctgagccaaaatcaagcgtcggCTGATGTTCAaccggcagagccacccaggagcccgtgTTTCTCTCATCTCTAACGAAATCGGCCGGATTTTCACGTTCGCCGGCCACGGATGACACCCTTTTACATCGGCTGTTCAAaaatctcttcctctgcctgtaAGAGTTCCACATTCAAGACACAAGCCTTTCTTATCGGAACGTGTGACAAGGAACTTCCCTGTGGCTTGCCTTCTTGCGCTAACGTCTTGTTCTGACGGATACAAGTTTTTTATCTTAATTCAGCCAAATAGTCAATCTCTTCCTACTCTGAGGTCCTGAAGATCTGTGTCCTGGGGACTGTCGTGCAGACGTGGGTTTCCTGAGCCTGGCTGGAATCTGTGCACACGCTCAGTCTGGTGCAGACATTCAGCCGCCCGCGCTCCCCACTGCCGGGCTGCCTCCTGTCAGAGATCAAGCTGGCAATGTGCACAGGTCTGTTTCCGAGCCCGACAGGCTCTCTATTCTGTGTCACGGGTCCGTGTATCTCAGGCGCCAGCTACTTGTCAAGGCTGCCCCGGCAGCACGCGGAGGACGGGGGCTGGGACAGGGTGGAGGCAGGCTGCAAAAGACAACGTGCGGGTACCAGAAAGACACCGGGGGCCGTGTCATACCTCCTCTAACTGCACTACGAGGACCATCGCCCCACGTGGCCCCACACCGTGCAGTCGGGGGGACGGTGGACCGGAGGCACCAGCAGACGGCCAGCCGTCCGGCCAGCTGGCATCTCTGAGTCCTAGCCTACCCTCAGTAAGCTGCTTGTACCACAGGTCACATTCAtcagaaaaaagcaaatcaaagacGCTGCCACAAAGCTCACAGCCTCCCAGTCTGCTAACACGATCGTCACACACGTTTCCCAGTGACTGTCTCCAGCTGCAGGAGCGCATCATGAATGCACAAGCCAGCGTCCGGCTAGGAGCCCAGGCCACGGGCCACCACGTGTCAGCAGAAGCTACAGTGACTTCAGAGCATCCTACACACCTCCCATCCCAAGACCGCACATCTGACGTTTCCATCTGGGCTGCCGACCGGGTTTCCAAGAGCTCTGGTGCCTGAGTCTAAGGGGTGTGGGGTCTCTTCATGATGTCACTTCCAACTTGGaatgtgttggggggggggtctccaaTTGGCTGTCCGATGACTCATTTCCAGTGTGACCCCCTGGAGCCAGCGAGGCCCCACACGGTCCGCCTCACAAGACTGCCTGCGGCTGACAGCGGCTGCAAACAGGGCATCCAGGCTGCTCGCGCTTCTGCCCGCAGACGACAAATGCAGGGGCTCCTACAAGACCTGCCCCGGGTCCAGTCCTTCCCTAGAACTCACAGGACCTAGGAAAACACCTTACTTACCCGCTTATTACAAAGGACACAACTCAGGGACAGCcaagtacatacacacacacacacacacacacacacacacacacacacacacacaggacagggTACGAGgaccaggggcgggggggggggggagctcctGCACCTCAGCATGTGCGCCAGTGAAACTCCCTGAAGCTCGTCGTATGAAGGTTTCCTAACCAACCTCCAGCCACTCCTGTCCCCGGAAGGGGGCAGGCGCTGAGAGCCTGCCCTCTAGTCTCAGGTTTGTCTCTCCCCTCACTCCCCCATGCAAAGGCCACTTAGGTCCCTGctaagtcacctcattagcagACTCCGTGTGTCCCAACAGGGCTCCTCAATACACTACTGTCACTCAAGAAATCCCAAGGGCTTTTGGAGCTCAGTGCCAAGATGCAAGGAAAAAGACCCCAAACATATGCTTTCTTAAACAGATATTactgggctgcctggctggctcagcctgaAGAGCGTGTggcttgatcttggggtcacaagttcaaaccccatgttgggtacagagattacttaaaaataaaatcttaaaaaataataaaaataaaaaataaacggaGACAAAACTGACATGTAACACTATTAAATGTAAGtgtatatctatttttttgttaCATTACAAGGATCAACTCAAGACCCAATGAGACCAGcccatgctttttaaaatcatgtcataaaaaaaaatcctaagcatcccgagggaaaaaaaaaaaatcccattctgGATTCTCTACAGCAAAAGCTTTGGGTCCAAAAGCTGTTTTCCAAGAATGATTTACTAGGAAGAGAGTTTTATTATTAACCTGCGCAACTGGGCAGGAAGCACACTTCCTGGCAAGGGAAAACCGGGCTTGCTATCCGCCCACCCACGTCACGCACCCGCTAAGGTCCCTCATCTTTTCCAGCAGGAAAGATGGGGATAACGTGTCTTCACCACCTCAGAAAGCTTCCTCAATCACAAACAACAAACCAAGTCACCAGCCACAGTTAGCCCTCACGAGGAAACAGGCGGGGGTGCTGCTGGTCCAAGGCaggccccccactccccgccacATATGCTCCACACTAACGGGGACACAGCCCAGCTCACACCTCGGAACAAGCCAGAGATGAAGCACCAGCCACACCTCCTGCCTCCACTGTGCCATGTGACAGCCCACAGGGAACCCCCAGCACATCCCGTTTCCCTCCGGCCCTGATCTGGGCAGCAGGTCTCAGCCCTAGAGACGGAGAGGCCGTGTTCTCTCCCGCTCTCCAGAAGCCTCGCTGGCGCTCTGCAAACTCCGAGCTGGAATGCGGAGGCAGAACCCCAGCATGGATGTATTTTGGAAAAGCTGTAACAGGATTTgggcagccagggttgagaaggACTGGTCAGGGGGGTGGCAGGCGTCCTAATAACCTGTGAGACGGCAggacagacagaaaacagaaccAAGGACGTTTGAGAAGGCGCACCTCCCAGAGGGAGAGCGGCCACTAAGCCTCGAGGAACTCGCTCCCTCCTCAGAGGGCTTCCTCCCTGGGAAAACTGCACGTTCTAAAAACTTCTGTAAGCACAGCCATTTTTGTGAGTGAGTAAACAgaacagtaagtaaataaatgcatgcaCGCCTCTCAAGTTAGGTGGGCAGAATGAGAGACTTGATTTGACCTAGGACTCCTGAAAACTCGGGATCCTGTCTGCACTGTCCCCCCGGGCTCCCAGCAGCCCCCGGGTCACTTCACCGGGAGCCTGACTCTTCCTATACTTGTGCTCACCTGCCTGATTTTCTGCCCCGCCTCGGGCCTCTCAGTGACCATCTGTGAGTTGGGCGAGAACCTACACGTCTGAAACCTGCACTCTCAAACCTGCAcaattccggggcgcctgggtggctcagtcggttgagcgtccgacttcggcccaggtcatgatctcgccgtccgtg
This genomic stretch from Prionailurus bengalensis isolate Pbe53 chromosome D2, Fcat_Pben_1.1_paternal_pri, whole genome shotgun sequence harbors:
- the BNIP3 gene encoding BCL2/adenovirus E1B 19 kDa protein-interacting protein 3; the encoded protein is MSQSGTPGLQEENLQGSWVELHFSNNGNGSSIPASASIYNGDLEKILLDAQHESGRSSSKSSHCDSPPRSQTPQDTNRASEIDAHSVGEKNSSQSEEDYIERRKEVESILKKNSDWIWDWSSRPENIPPKELLFKHPKRTATLSMRNTSVMKKGGLFSAEFLKVFLPSLLLSHLLAIGLGIYIGRRLTTSTSTF